The candidate division WOR-3 bacterium genome includes a window with the following:
- the dxr gene encoding 1-deoxy-D-xylulose-5-phosphate reductoisomerase: MKKTSVAIFGSTGSIGRSAVDVISHLIDRFQPFCIAAHQAVEQISLQAQRLKPRLVILTDPKAAEIARSKLGRGFKVLAGLKALADVAQSDEVDILIMAMSGTDGLIPVLKALRAGKRVALATKEILVAYGELVMRTARRYKGKILPIDSELCALHQCLDGRDIKAVRSLILTASGGPFWRKGLPEDAKLDEVLNHPTWKMGRKITVDSATLMNKGLEVIETVRLFGVKPEQVKTVIHPESIVHSMVEFVDGAILAQMSNPDMRLSIQYCLTYPERLASPVPPISFENIKPLRFFPVDLDRFPCLKLAYQALKKGPGATCVLNAANEIAVAAFLNHKIAFGKIPVIIAKTLKEHLRQKKARVSTLRALRKTENWAKGYALNLIERHRKIDV; this comes from the coding sequence GTGAAGAAAACCTCGGTCGCAATCTTTGGCTCCACCGGCTCAATCGGTCGCTCAGCGGTGGATGTCATCTCCCATCTCATTGACCGGTTCCAACCCTTCTGCATCGCAGCCCACCAGGCGGTTGAGCAAATCTCGCTTCAGGCGCAAAGGTTAAAACCTCGCCTGGTGATATTGACCGACCCGAAGGCGGCTGAGATTGCCCGCTCAAAACTTGGAAGAGGTTTCAAGGTCTTAGCCGGTCTTAAAGCGCTCGCTGATGTCGCCCAATCTGATGAGGTCGACATCTTGATAATGGCGATGAGCGGCACCGACGGTCTTATTCCCGTGTTAAAAGCCCTGCGCGCGGGCAAAAGGGTCGCTTTGGCAACAAAGGAGATATTAGTTGCCTATGGCGAGTTGGTGATGAGGACCGCTCGCCGCTACAAGGGAAAAATACTGCCGATTGACTCTGAACTTTGCGCCCTACACCAGTGCCTTGATGGCAGGGACATCAAGGCTGTTCGCTCTTTGATTCTCACCGCTTCTGGTGGGCCGTTCTGGCGTAAAGGTCTGCCAGAGGATGCCAAACTTGATGAAGTTCTCAACCACCCCACCTGGAAGATGGGCAGAAAAATCACCGTTGACTCGGCAACCTTGATGAACAAGGGGCTGGAGGTGATTGAGACCGTTCGCCTTTTCGGGGTTAAGCCTGAGCAGGTAAAGACCGTTATCCATCCGGAATCAATCGTCCATTCAATGGTGGAGTTTGTTGATGGCGCCATCCTTGCCCAGATGTCCAATCCGGACATGCGCCTGTCCATTCAGTACTGCCTGACCTATCCCGAACGGCTCGCCTCACCTGTCCCGCCTATTTCCTTTGAAAACATCAAGCCGCTCCGCTTCTTTCCGGTTGATTTAGACCGTTTCCCCTGCCTCAAACTGGCATATCAGGCGCTCAAGAAAGGTCCGGGCGCGACCTGCGTTCTCAATGCCGCCAATGAGATTGCTGTTGCCGCCTTTCTCAATCACAAAATTGCCTTTGGCAAAATCCCGGTTATAATTGCCAAGACACTCAAGGAACACCTGCGGCAGAAAAAGGCAAGGGTGTCCACCCTTAGGGCCTTGAGAAAAACTGAAAACTGGGCAAAAGGTTATGCCCTTAATCTGATAGAAAGGCACAGAAAAATAGATGTTTAG
- a CDS encoding NifU family protein, with protein MMQQETKDKIKRLIQETIRPTLLLDGGDIQLIEITDDGVVRVRLKGACAHCPFSAMTLALSVEDTLKKEIPQVTRVEPVQG; from the coding sequence ATGATGCAGCAAGAAACAAAAGACAAAATAAAAAGACTGATTCAAGAAACCATCCGCCCCACCCTCCTCCTAGATGGCGGTGATATCCAACTCATTGAAATCACCGATGACGGCGTGGTCCGGGTTCGGCTAAAAGGTGCCTGCGCCCACTGCCCCTTCTCCGCTATGACACTCGCTCTCAGTGTTGAAGACACCCTAAAAAAGGAGATTCCTCAAGTCACCCGCGTTGAACCAGTTCAGGGGTAA
- the def gene encoding peptide deformylase → MSPDTGTCRRILLYGNPILRTIARQIDKITPEIIQLIADLKATMIRRDGVGLAANQIGAPVAIFALNPQAADIDRPPTCLINPQIVATEGNIETEEGCLSFPDIFEVLSRPEMVIVKGVDDTGKETRLEATGLLARAIIHEYEHLQGILFIDHLSEVRRKMLASRLKELQEEEQKECG, encoded by the coding sequence ATGAGCCCTGATACCGGTACTTGCCGCCGCATCCTCCTGTACGGCAACCCCATCCTCCGCACCATTGCCCGCCAGATAGACAAAATCACCCCAGAAATTATCCAGCTTATCGCCGATTTAAAGGCAACGATGATAAGAAGGGATGGTGTTGGTCTTGCCGCCAACCAGATTGGAGCGCCCGTGGCAATATTTGCCCTCAACCCGCAGGCTGCAGATATTGACCGCCCGCCCACCTGTCTCATCAACCCCCAAATCGTTGCGACTGAAGGCAACATAGAAACCGAAGAGGGCTGCCTCTCCTTTCCCGATATCTTTGAGGTGTTGAGCAGGCCGGAAATGGTCATTGTTAAAGGTGTTGATGACACGGGTAAAGAGACCCGGTTGGAGGCAACCGGACTCTTAGCACGCGCCATCATCCACGAATACGAACACCTCCAAGGCATCCTCTTTATTGACCACCTCAGCGAGGTGCGGAGAAAAATGCTTGCGTCAAGGCTTAAGGAACTACAGGAGGAGGAACAAAAGGAATGCGGATAG
- the bamD gene encoding outer membrane protein assembly factor BamD, whose protein sequence is MLSLIFSACPKRQEINRPQTASQAFAQGLEYKEAKRYPQAEAAFTYCIFNFPGSTEAADAQFHLADCYFQTRDYSQAQTEFDFYLKNFPNGRYQEEAAFKLALSLLRSAPSPNRDQTALLKAKELFIEFLERYPQSQFRAQVEEALRTIGQRLAHKEFEAAQLYFKAGEYKSALIYYEFIKENYPDIPWSGTDRYRLAVCYFNTGEAEKARSLLEEIVASDSSPKLILAAERLLRRLK, encoded by the coding sequence GTGTTGTCGTTGATTTTTTCTGCCTGCCCGAAACGCCAGGAGATAAACCGACCGCAAACCGCCAGCCAGGCCTTTGCCCAAGGACTGGAATACAAGGAGGCAAAAAGATACCCTCAGGCAGAGGCTGCCTTCACCTATTGCATCTTCAACTTTCCCGGAAGTACCGAGGCGGCTGATGCCCAGTTTCACCTTGCCGACTGCTATTTTCAAACGAGGGATTACAGCCAGGCACAGACCGAATTTGACTTCTATCTCAAAAACTTCCCCAACGGCAGGTATCAAGAGGAGGCGGCATTCAAACTGGCGCTCTCCCTTCTCCGCTCTGCACCCAGCCCGAATCGTGACCAGACCGCGCTCCTTAAGGCAAAGGAACTCTTTATTGAATTTCTTGAACGATACCCCCAATCCCAATTCCGTGCCCAGGTTGAAGAGGCGTTGCGCACAATCGGTCAGCGCCTCGCCCACAAGGAGTTTGAAGCGGCTCAACTGTATTTTAAAGCCGGGGAGTATAAATCGGCGCTGATTTACTACGAGTTTATCAAGGAAAATTACCCTGATATCCCTTGGTCTGGAACCGACCGCTATCGCCTGGCAGTTTGTTACTTCAACACCGGTGAGGCTGAAAAGGCACGCTCCCTACTTGAGGAAATTGTCGCCAGTGACTCATCCCCAAAACTAATCCTCGCTGCAGAGCGCCTTTTGCGCCGGCTGAAGTAA
- the trpS gene encoding tryptophan--tRNA ligase, which produces MQRMEKKRILTGDRPTGPLHLGHYVGSVANRVKLQDTYDTFIIIADIQALTTNFDKPERLRQDVLNVAMDNIACGVDPKKATIFIQSGVPAIAELTVIYSNLVTVQQLSHNPTIKTEALQYNYQESMPYGFLGYPVSQAADITFCRAHLVPVGEDQAPHIELTRKIVRKFNAIYAPVLIEPEQILNPRLVGLDGNTKMSKSLGNAIYLSDPPEEVKRKVQSAVTDPARIHPTDIGHPEVCVVFAYHKNFNPEEVRDIEERCRAGTIGCVPCKNRLTEVLNRFLEPIRMRRKELEKDPEYVWDILKQGTDRARLEGEKTMTLVREAMKIKYFRVPEA; this is translated from the coding sequence ATCCAAAGGATGGAAAAGAAAAGGATTCTTACCGGTGACCGTCCAACCGGACCGCTCCATTTGGGTCATTATGTGGGTTCGGTTGCCAATAGGGTTAAACTGCAGGACACCTATGACACCTTTATCATCATTGCTGATATTCAGGCACTTACCACCAACTTTGATAAACCGGAAAGGCTGCGTCAGGATGTCCTTAATGTGGCAATGGACAACATCGCCTGCGGTGTTGACCCGAAAAAGGCAACAATCTTTATCCAGTCCGGCGTGCCAGCAATAGCAGAACTCACTGTGATTTACTCCAATCTCGTTACCGTTCAGCAACTTTCCCACAACCCGACCATCAAGACCGAGGCGCTTCAGTACAATTATCAGGAGTCAATGCCATACGGCTTTCTTGGTTATCCGGTGAGCCAGGCAGCAGATATCACCTTCTGCCGCGCCCATCTGGTGCCGGTGGGTGAGGACCAGGCGCCCCATATTGAACTGACCCGCAAGATTGTCAGGAAGTTTAACGCCATCTATGCCCCGGTCTTAATTGAACCTGAGCAGATTCTGAACCCCAGGCTTGTTGGTCTTGATGGCAATACCAAGATGTCAAAGAGCCTTGGCAACGCCATCTATCTCTCTGACCCACCTGAAGAGGTAAAGCGCAAGGTCCAGAGCGCGGTAACCGACCCTGCGCGCATCCATCCTACAGACATTGGACATCCAGAGGTTTGCGTTGTCTTTGCCTATCACAAAAACTTTAATCCGGAGGAGGTCAGAGACATTGAAGAGCGCTGCCGTGCGGGCACAATCGGCTGCGTCCCCTGTAAAAACCGCCTGACCGAGGTCCTGAACCGGTTTCTTGAGCCCATCCGCATGCGGAGAAAGGAGCTTGAAAAAGACCCTGAGTATGTCTGGGACATTCTGAAACAGGGCACTGACCGCGCCCGCCTTGAGGGTGAAAAGACAATGACCCTGGTGCGGGAGGCGATGAAGATAAAATACTTTAGAGTGCCTGAGGCTTGA
- the rseP gene encoding RIP metalloprotease RseP, protein MFSSIILVALFIGVLITFHEFGHLIVAKISHIPVESFSIGFGPVVLKKKIGETEYRLSLIPLGGYIKMTGEENPEEGGFSDKPFGIRVAVIAAGPVFNLILGFLMITVMYLIFGLKYLTPTVYPLPNSKAKAAGLQPGDIILFVDKETIPDFATLERILEKKTIGSVSLQVLRGREKLVLNYDVPESLEIEPLLVPVVDRVRAGSPAAKIGLRPGDIIKSVAGTPVERWEDFVDIVMKNGGNRIEITYLRGDNLITDSITPAVTSDQLTNERFGQIGVWVRLPKRNLSFPVALYEAVRRTGYITVQTFVIIYKVITRQISTRVIGGPIMVAKIAYEGASWGAEYFLALWALLSVNLFVVNMLPVPVLDGGRILLDIIAHLRRRKLSERELTWAANIGWALIGLLIVFTIFNDILRLIRK, encoded by the coding sequence ATGTTTAGTTCAATAATCCTTGTCGCCCTATTTATCGGTGTCCTGATTACCTTTCATGAGTTTGGGCATCTGATAGTGGCCAAGATTTCCCATATCCCGGTTGAATCCTTCTCCATTGGGTTTGGACCGGTGGTTCTGAAGAAAAAAATCGGGGAGACCGAATACCGCCTTTCCCTTATCCCGTTAGGCGGCTACATCAAAATGACCGGTGAGGAAAACCCAGAGGAAGGGGGGTTCAGCGACAAACCCTTCGGAATCAGAGTGGCGGTGATCGCTGCTGGACCGGTTTTTAACCTCATCCTTGGCTTTCTCATGATTACCGTGATGTATCTCATCTTCGGTCTGAAATACCTGACGCCCACAGTATACCCTCTCCCGAATTCCAAGGCAAAAGCCGCTGGGCTCCAGCCCGGTGACATCATTCTCTTTGTGGACAAAGAGACCATACCTGACTTTGCCACTCTGGAACGCATCCTTGAGAAAAAAACAATCGGCTCTGTTTCTCTTCAGGTTCTGCGCGGCAGAGAAAAACTTGTCTTAAATTACGATGTCCCTGAATCCCTTGAGATTGAACCACTTCTGGTCCCGGTTGTTGACCGGGTGCGCGCGGGCAGCCCCGCAGCAAAAATCGGACTCAGACCAGGCGACATCATCAAAAGCGTTGCTGGAACCCCTGTAGAACGCTGGGAGGATTTTGTTGACATTGTGATGAAAAATGGCGGTAACCGGATTGAAATTACCTACCTGCGCGGGGATAACCTCATCACCGACTCCATCACCCCGGCGGTCACAAGCGACCAGCTAACCAACGAGCGCTTTGGACAGATTGGGGTCTGGGTGCGCCTGCCCAAAAGGAATCTCTCTTTTCCGGTTGCGCTCTATGAGGCGGTTCGCCGCACCGGTTATATCACGGTTCAGACATTTGTCATCATCTATAAAGTCATCACCAGACAGATTTCCACCCGGGTAATTGGCGGCCCGATAATGGTCGCCAAAATTGCCTACGAGGGTGCCAGTTGGGGGGCAGAATATTTCCTTGCCCTCTGGGCGCTTCTTTCCGTCAACCTTTTTGTCGTCAATATGCTCCCGGTGCCTGTCTTGGATGGTGGTAGAATCCTTTTAGATATCATCGCTCATCTCAGACGGCGCAAACTCTCAGAACGGGAACTCACTTGGGCGGCAAATATCGGCTGGGCGCTAATTGGACTTTTGATTGTCTTCACCATCTTTAACGACATCCTCCGCCTTATCCGCAAGTGA
- a CDS encoding tetratricopeptide repeat protein, with translation MISGLVAIGVYLPTLGFQFVWDDINLIVYNQDPPLRAFGQSFWAGSGEHLGSDPYYRPLANFSLRLDRLIAGRTPWFFHLVNILLHASVCVLFALLIFMVTGSWKSGQFAALFLALHPLFADCVAYVSGRTDLLTGLGLLIACLGLIEYMKKGGWVNLILVLAGFALAVFSKESGLFFILIVLIWILFKGKVKRCGVVLAGVAVIAAIYLFARYQVLGSLVGMKAADRFLPLIITGLNSFGQQLSLLFFPFNRVIFYCSSGDFVRLNVWGVIGLVYLFLPLLFLRLKQRFYPLLGWFWSVVFLLPVAVLAPFGPSGRLLYLPALGVLLMLVAVARLIATRPIEKRVLVVVAVCLSVFFIPFLWRRMRLWQNEERLFSRMVKEAPDYAPGHYNLGSVLLKKGDETGAIAHYRRAVALDSGLSVAGFNLAALLQRRGEYEEAEMLLRRVIRDKPGYAQAYANLALIVLNKGDLALALDLQKKSAELAPADPNIFYNLALLFRRKGELDSARKALGRAIELDPRNPRFRSLWDKLQ, from the coding sequence TTGATATCAGGTTTGGTCGCTATCGGTGTTTATCTGCCGACGCTGGGTTTTCAGTTTGTCTGGGATGACATCAATCTAATCGTTTACAATCAGGACCCGCCTTTAAGGGCGTTTGGTCAGAGTTTCTGGGCGGGTTCAGGTGAACATTTGGGTTCTGACCCTTATTACCGCCCGTTAGCCAATTTTTCGCTGAGGCTGGACCGGTTGATTGCAGGCAGAACCCCCTGGTTTTTCCATTTAGTTAATATTTTGCTGCACGCTTCTGTCTGTGTCCTTTTTGCCCTTTTGATTTTTATGGTTACCGGCTCCTGGAAATCCGGGCAGTTTGCCGCTCTGTTCTTGGCTCTGCACCCGTTGTTTGCTGACTGTGTTGCCTATGTCAGCGGCAGGACCGACCTTCTAACAGGATTGGGTCTGTTAATCGCCTGTCTGGGGTTGATTGAATATATGAAGAAGGGCGGCTGGGTTAATCTCATCCTTGTGCTGGCAGGTTTTGCGCTCGCGGTCTTTTCCAAAGAGAGCGGGTTGTTCTTTATTCTGATTGTTCTTATCTGGATTTTGTTCAAGGGCAAGGTTAAGAGGTGCGGGGTGGTTTTAGCCGGGGTGGCTGTGATTGCTGCTATTTATCTTTTTGCCCGTTATCAGGTTTTGGGCAGCCTGGTGGGAATGAAGGCTGCTGATAGATTTCTGCCCTTGATCATCACCGGATTAAACAGTTTTGGTCAGCAACTGTCGTTACTTTTCTTTCCTTTTAACAGAGTGATTTTCTATTGCTCTTCAGGGGATTTTGTGCGGCTGAATGTTTGGGGTGTAATTGGGCTTGTTTATCTTTTTTTACCGCTCTTGTTTTTGCGGTTGAAACAGCGGTTTTATCCTCTTCTTGGCTGGTTCTGGTCGGTTGTGTTCCTTTTGCCGGTGGCGGTTCTTGCTCCTTTTGGACCTTCAGGCAGGCTTCTGTACCTGCCCGCGCTGGGTGTTCTCTTGATGCTTGTGGCGGTGGCGAGGTTGATTGCCACCAGACCAATAGAGAAAAGGGTTCTGGTAGTTGTTGCGGTCTGCCTCTCGGTTTTCTTTATCCCCTTTTTATGGCGCAGGATGCGTCTCTGGCAAAATGAGGAGAGGCTCTTTTCAAGGATGGTTAAAGAGGCGCCTGATTATGCGCCCGGTCATTATAACTTGGGTTCGGTTCTTTTGAAAAAGGGTGATGAGACGGGGGCGATTGCCCATTACCGCAGGGCGGTGGCGCTTGATTCCGGCTTGAGTGTTGCCGGTTTCAACCTTGCCGCGCTTTTACAGCGCCGGGGTGAATATGAGGAGGCGGAGATGCTTTTGCGCCGGGTTATCAGGGATAAACCGGGTTATGCCCAGGCTTACGCCAATCTTGCCCTGATTGTCTTAAACAAAGGTGATTTGGCGCTTGCCTTAGACCTCCAGAAAAAGTCCGCTGAACTTGCGCCTGCTGACCCGAATATCTTCTACAACCTGGCGCTCCTTTTTCGCAGAAAGGGTGAACTGGATTCGGCGCGAAAGGCGCTCGGCCGGGCAATTGAACTTGACCCCCGAAACCCCCGTTTTCGCTCCCTCTGGGATAAATTGCAATAA
- the yajC gene encoding preprotein translocase subunit YajC, translating into MFAVAFAQNQPTAQPSGGGVGLLGSILPLLLIFVVLYFLIILPQQRRQKKHQEMLSSLKRGDRIVFASGILGVITNVKENTLMVKIAENTEIEIEKGAVAYKLGSS; encoded by the coding sequence ATGTTTGCAGTAGCCTTTGCTCAGAACCAGCCAACCGCTCAACCCAGCGGCGGGGGGGTTGGATTATTAGGAAGCATCCTGCCCCTCCTCTTAATATTTGTGGTGCTCTATTTTCTTATCATACTGCCCCAGCAGCGGCGCCAGAAGAAGCACCAGGAGATGCTTTCCAGCCTTAAGCGGGGCGACCGAATAGTGTTTGCCTCTGGGATTTTAGGTGTCATCACCAATGTCAAGGAGAACACCTTGATGGTTAAGATTGCTGAAAATACCGAAATTGAAATAGAAAAGGGTGCAGTCGCATATAAACTTGGCTCCTCATAG
- a CDS encoding DivIVA domain-containing protein, producing the protein MALTPLEIRKKAFKKALSGYAPKEVRAFLAIVANEFEELKKERAVLAEKVDELKAKIAAYEKTENLLKETLLTAQKVADELKSNAQREKETLIEQFQKEAERLREDLKELRSRRNLILDEIRGIANTYLSIVERFEKEDRERTETKDSGKHPGNQK; encoded by the coding sequence ATGGCACTGACACCGCTGGAGATACGCAAAAAGGCGTTTAAAAAGGCCTTGAGTGGGTATGCCCCCAAGGAGGTGCGCGCCTTTCTCGCAATTGTTGCCAATGAGTTTGAGGAGTTGAAAAAGGAGCGTGCGGTGCTCGCCGAGAAGGTTGACGAACTCAAAGCCAAGATTGCCGCCTATGAAAAGACCGAAAACCTCCTCAAGGAAACGCTTTTGACCGCCCAGAAGGTGGCAGACGAACTCAAAAGCAACGCCCAGCGGGAAAAGGAAACGCTCATCGAACAGTTTCAGAAGGAGGCGGAGCGGCTCAGGGAGGACCTGAAGGAGTTGCGCTCCCGGCGGAATCTGATTCTTGATGAAATCCGGGGGATTGCCAACACCTATCTATCAATCGTGGAAAGATTTGAAAAAGAGGACCGTGAGCGAACTGAGACAAAAGATTCAGGAAAGCATCCAGGCAATCAGAAGTAG
- a CDS encoding purine-nucleoside phosphorylase, which translates to MKKRTVSELRQKIQESIQAIRSRTGFKPEIGIILGTGLGRLAERVAADITIPYAFIPHFPVPTVESHGGRLILGMLQNRPVVIMQGRFHYYEGYEPQEITHPVRVMKELGIHTLIITNAAGGLNPDFTTGDIVVITDHINLTGQNPLRGPNDESLGPRFPDMFACYDPQLIKLAQTVALELGIRLQQGVYAWVTGPNLETPAEYRYLRIIGADLVGMSTVPETIVARHAGLKVLAFSVITDMGTPEQLKPVDLASILRAAQEAEPKLTDLVTEVVKRI; encoded by the coding sequence TTGAAAAAGAGGACCGTGAGCGAACTGAGACAAAAGATTCAGGAAAGCATCCAGGCAATCAGAAGTAGGACCGGTTTCAAACCGGAAATAGGCATCATCCTTGGCACCGGTCTGGGCAGACTTGCCGAAAGGGTTGCTGCTGATATCACCATCCCCTACGCCTTCATACCCCATTTTCCCGTACCGACTGTTGAGAGCCACGGCGGCAGGCTGATCTTGGGGATGCTTCAGAACCGACCGGTGGTAATAATGCAGGGCAGGTTTCACTATTATGAAGGTTATGAACCTCAGGAGATCACCCATCCGGTCCGGGTGATGAAGGAACTGGGCATCCACACCCTGATTATTACCAATGCTGCTGGTGGTCTCAATCCCGATTTCACCACCGGCGACATCGTTGTCATCACCGACCACATCAACCTCACCGGTCAAAACCCCTTGCGCGGACCAAACGACGAATCCTTAGGGCCGAGATTCCCGGATATGTTCGCCTGCTACGACCCGCAACTGATTAAACTGGCTCAAACCGTTGCTTTGGAACTGGGCATCAGACTCCAGCAAGGTGTTTATGCCTGGGTTACCGGCCCCAATCTTGAAACCCCGGCAGAGTATCGCTATCTGAGAATTATCGGGGCTGATTTGGTGGGGATGTCAACCGTTCCCGAGACAATTGTTGCCCGCCACGCCGGACTCAAGGTCCTCGCCTTTTCGGTGATCACCGATATGGGCACCCCTGAGCAACTGAAACCGGTTGACCTCGCCTCGATATTGCGGGCCGCCCAGGAGGCAGAGCCAAAACTCACAGATTTGGTGACCGAGGTGGTAAAACGGATTTGA
- the nadD gene encoding nicotinate-nucleotide adenylyltransferase produces MRIGIFGGCFDPIHLGHLLVADDVTRKLKLERVLFIPSFQPPHRPPPLASYPHRKAMVKLAISSNPLFALCDIEENLPVPSYTINTLQELRRFFPNDRFYLIIGYDQYRTIKNWYNCDEIIKLARLVVMSRPGFPKPGVLLGRKGHQVLFLQVIPVAIAAADVRKRIVKGMSIRYLVPSLVAHYIYQHRLYQRPAPAANSKQPKEVKCLQ; encoded by the coding sequence ATGCGCATTGGTATATTTGGAGGCTGTTTTGACCCGATTCACCTTGGCCATCTCTTGGTTGCCGATGATGTTACCAGGAAATTAAAGTTGGAACGGGTGTTATTCATACCTTCATTCCAGCCTCCCCATCGCCCTCCACCGCTGGCATCCTATCCTCACCGCAAGGCGATGGTGAAACTGGCAATCAGCTCAAACCCGCTCTTTGCCCTTTGTGACATTGAAGAAAACCTGCCCGTCCCATCATATACCATCAATACCTTGCAGGAACTGAGGCGATTTTTCCCCAATGATCGATTTTATCTGATAATCGGCTATGACCAATACCGAACAATAAAAAACTGGTATAACTGTGATGAGATTATCAAACTGGCGCGCCTGGTTGTGATGAGCCGTCCTGGTTTCCCTAAACCAGGGGTCCTTTTAGGGCGTAAAGGCCACCAGGTTCTATTTCTCCAAGTTATCCCGGTGGCAATCGCGGCAGCAGATGTGCGGAAGAGAATTGTCAAGGGGATGTCAATCCGATACCTTGTCCCGAGCCTCGTTGCCCATTATATTTATCAGCATCGGCTTTATCAGCGGCCAGCGCCAGCGGCTAACTCTAAACAACCAAAGGAGGTAAAATGTTTGCAGTAG
- the ispD gene encoding 2-C-methyl-D-erythritol 4-phosphate cytidylyltransferase encodes MAEPNFGIIVAAGRGKRFGGLKQFAPVNKKPLLFYSLKAFETCPEVKGYVVVTNPSKIRNVRQMIKTCRFKKALAVVSGGEERMDSVEQGLFALPEEGYVAVHDGARPMLKPEMLAIGFRAVRKYPAVAFGIPVTDTLKETIKGRIVKTVDRTGLVAIQTPQLFLLSLLRRAYAQARNQGLVATDECQLIENLNISPRLLLGSTLNIKVTTKDDLKICEALL; translated from the coding sequence ATGGCTGAACCCAATTTTGGCATAATTGTTGCTGCCGGCAGGGGTAAAAGATTTGGCGGTCTCAAGCAGTTTGCCCCGGTAAATAAAAAACCGCTCCTTTTCTATAGCCTGAAGGCGTTTGAAACCTGTCCCGAGGTAAAAGGCTATGTGGTTGTCACCAACCCAAGTAAAATAAGGAATGTCAGACAGATGATAAAAACCTGCCGGTTTAAGAAGGCGCTGGCGGTGGTTAGCGGTGGCGAAGAGAGGATGGATTCGGTTGAGCAGGGGCTTTTTGCCCTGCCCGAGGAGGGGTATGTGGCGGTTCACGATGGCGCCCGCCCGATGCTCAAACCAGAGATGCTCGCTATTGGATTTCGGGCGGTGCGCAAATATCCGGCAGTGGCATTTGGCATTCCTGTTACCGATACCCTCAAAGAGACAATAAAGGGCAGAATTGTCAAAACTGTTGACCGCACCGGTCTTGTGGCGATTCAGACACCACAGCTATTTCTCCTTTCCCTTTTGCGCCGCGCCTATGCCCAGGCACGCAATCAGGGGCTGGTTGCCACTGACGAATGCCAGTTGATTGAAAACCTTAACATCTCGCCCCGGCTCCTATTGGGCTCAACTCTCAATATCAAGGTTACCACAAAAGATGACCTGAAAATCTGTGAGGCGCTTTTGTGA